The region cactttgaCTATACTTGGTAAGTGTACCCTACATTCAACCAgctcatttcattcacattttattataaaatcaatatataaaagtaagtctcaccttccactaactttttccacccacGTGCCGGTCAGATATGAGTGTAACTGGATGTGTACTTGTGTTGTTGTTGAATATTTGCTTTTGATCATTGAAAATACACTGCGGTGCTCTCCATCTTCCGTTAACAGATTACTGAATATGCAGTGTTATCATTATCATTGTCGGCTTCAGCCCGTCCCGCCCTGTTATCATGCTTGTTTATAGTGATTGTGACGTTCAAATTTTACCTATTTAGTTTGTTTCCCATGAGTTGTAACGTAGGATGAGGTGATCATCTAATTCTGTTCATTCAAACTTGTTCTCGGTTGCTAGAAAGTTGAACGTTCTTGTTCAAATGCAGGTTGTGAAAATTCGACTGCAGCAGCAGAGAGGATTGAGTCCCGAACTCTTCAAGTACAAGGGACCTGTACATTGTGCTCGTATGATTGTCCGTGAAGAAGGGTTGCGTGGTCTGTGGGCTGGAGCTTCCCCAACTGTGATGCGTAATGGAACAAACCAGGCTGCCATGTTCAGTGCTAAAAATGCATTTGACGTTTTATTGTGGGGGAGACGCGAAGGTGATGGGAAAATCCTCCTACCTTGGCAGTCTATGATATCGGGATTTCTTGCTGGAACTGCTGGTCCAGTATGTACTGGGCCCTTTGATGTCGTGAAAACAAGGCTCATGGCTCAAAGCAAATCGAGCGGGTTGAAATACAGAGGTATGTTTCATTGTATCACAACTATATATGCTGAGGAGGGAATTCTTGCATTGTGGAAAGGATTATTGCCAAGGTTAATGAGGATCCCGCCCGGGCAGGCGATCATGTGGGCTGTGGCTGATCAGATAACTGGATTTTATGAGAGGCGATACCTACAAGCCTATTGAGCATTCTGTAATTCACTTGGAAGTGAAGG is a window of Salvia splendens isolate huo1 chromosome 3, SspV2, whole genome shotgun sequence DNA encoding:
- the LOC121797335 gene encoding mitochondrial succinate-fumarate transporter 1-like, coding for MAEQSEKQPKSIPPYMKAASGSFGGVVEASCLQPIDVIKTRLQLDRTGSYKGILHCGSTIVRNEGVRALWKGLTPFSTHLTLKYALRMGSNAYLQSAFKDSETGELSHHGRLLSGFGAGVLEALVIVTPFEVVKIRLQQQRGLSPELFKYKGPVHCARMIVREEGLRGLWAGASPTVMRNGTNQAAMFSAKNAFDVLLWGRREGDGKILLPWQSMISGFLAGTAGPVCTGPFDVVKTRLMAQSKSSGLKYRGMFHCITTIYAEEGILALWKGLLPRLMRIPPGQAIMWAVADQITGFYERRYLQAY